The following nucleotide sequence is from Acyrthosiphon pisum isolate AL4f chromosome A2, pea_aphid_22Mar2018_4r6ur, whole genome shotgun sequence.
TACAAGACAGCGGCAATTTTTAGAACAGTCCATTATCAGCTTAAAAAAACGAGTAAATgcgtgtgaaaaaaaaaacaattcctaTAACAAACTTATGGAGGAAAATATAATTCTCATTGATACAATCAATAAGTTAAGACAAGAACTCATTGCAAACTCTAAGAAATATGACaacttaaaatcaatttttaaaattaaagaaagtaAAAAcccaattattaaacattaaaaagttaaaaataacaatcttCAAAAACAGAAAGCTGTGACAAATTTAGATGCAGTTGTATAATAGCATAAGGAACATAACTTATCgagaattaaaacaaatttcgaatattttattttattgtaatgccGTTGTTAATAGTAGTTAATATAGAATGACTATTTGATTttagtctttaaaaataatagaacacaatagaatatattttactgacTGAACAAAAATCTGTAAGgagtataacatatattatatcttgtttttttattttatattatcatataatcataagtatataaatatgaagttaagtaaattttaaaacaaatttaatataatgctatATTCTGCCAActttatattacctatgcaaTTTTATACTTTACTTTAGTGactagtttaaataaaataaatattaattaagtactgTCTTTATATTAACAGTCTCCATTTCTACATTAATGTGttataatgatcatattaattattaatatatatttttaaatagttaaattaataattattatgtaatatgtttaattaaacacgatcaatttgaataatattttgacataattttactgtcaataatattttctttaaaatagtTAGAATATACAGTGTAACAGGCACAGACCTGGTAGCTGAAAttacttttgttctaatcaatatttttaacttttttttattagttaagtCACTTGCGCtacgcacataatataaaaaaaattattttttattatttaatatttaaggtaaaaaataaaaatagccaatttctaaatctgattataaaaacaattttaatgcaAAAAACATTTACCCAAGTTAAAtagcttattttttagaatttttttaaaatatcagtattttttatactaaattaattcagaacgaaacaacatttttcaaaatattttttgagtatatttcttaaattatttattaagcaaataattttcacaatttttatcatacgtttaggtaacatcttttttttttgtcaggtctttctgttacacctgtATACTTTtcacatataaaaatgtaatttataataacttattagttaatacttctaaatattttatttttgtccctATCTAAACAACTCATACTGGTGATCAGTTAAatgatagttaaattatattttgtgagtCCAACCAGATTCACTGGCGATAAGCAAACCTTAccactaagtataatattaaaaacgtaatagagaaataatattcatctaagtatacaatatgacttaatatatattattatatgaaataagtggctgtaaatttattacaacaaattaacaaatattcatatacaatttgatcagttatttgtatttaaatgaaaagtaaacataatatactaatataatatccacAAGATACAAACCGaaaaacccataaaaaaatatacacccACCAAATTCAgtcataaaaaaacttatttaaaacatttagtacaaattaaagtaaaaatggtATGATTGACTTTCTACATTTCGGGTAGTCAGAGAATTCTTTTTTGTAATTCCTGTGTTTGCCAAGAGCCCATACTGCCATTTGGTAAAATCCAGCAAAAGTAAATAATCCAGCTAAACAgattacatacaaattattttttatcaacaatgtaatattaaatgattaccTGAAAATGAAGATGTCATTATGGTAAATCCAATCCAACTACCAACCTCATAAGTGTAGTTAGGGCAAGAAACAAAGTTAAAAAGAAGTGTAAAAGGATTTGTAGTGGGAACTGGTATACGCCTGACTTTAGTACCAGGTGGACGAAGATTTCGCAGTGCAATGTGAATGCTTAAGTTTCCTAATTCACAAaactgtaatattgtataaaatgtttatttcattattaacatGATActgcaattataatttaattccaaTACTTACGATAAAAGTACCAAGACCaatgtaaaattgaattgtaCACGGTGGAGTATACAATGGATGGTTAACAAAGTATGAAACAAAAGCAGTGAAACCCCAGTAATAAGTACAGTTTTTAAACAGATTCATTATTGGCATTGTGTTATGAGAGAAACGATGTACAAACAGTGTTTCAAGCACACGCTTCGTATAATGG
It contains:
- the LOC100160468 gene encoding trans-2,3-enoyl-CoA reductase-like isoform X1, which encodes MEIEIVTTTDKNIGKIKVTDASQISDIKKSISKVKSALYPDRQSIRLEARGKSLKDTDKVKDLGLKNGSKLYVKDLGPQIGWSTVFMAEYAGPLFVYLLFYARPSLFYGATANQKMSQVAEVAAYCWSFHYTKRVLETLFVHRFSHNTMPIMNLFKNCTYYWGFTAFVSYFVNHPLYTPPCTIQFYIGLGTFIFCELGNLSIHIALRNLRPPGTKVRRIPVPTTNPFTLLFNFVSCPNYTYEVGSWIGFTIMTSSFSAGLFTFAGFYQMAVWALGKHRNYKKEFSDYPKCRKSIIPFLL